A genomic stretch from Telopea speciosissima isolate NSW1024214 ecotype Mountain lineage chromosome 7, Tspe_v1, whole genome shotgun sequence includes:
- the LOC122668641 gene encoding uncharacterized protein LOC122668641: MFDIDDVVDQHIVLSVGQEFINVNQFGEVLMEYEIQEGIQVLKKKNDKNRVTGIYSGRGCPWRIHASPNSDGTTFVIKTLNPNHTCQRFSIKKDGVTAAWIAKKLASNVRADPHMNINVMEDYLAEKYGVKANKTKLYKAKCIVNEETDGSHTRAYKKLENYGLTVKEKNPGTEFVIQYQNANRYGQEKHGVILVNPQFMRLFICFDAYKQGFLKGSITIDGNNEIFPLAYDVSETECKDSWLFFLHQLLGCTGTVIPTREPFTFMTDKQKGPIEAIGIKFPVAHHRHCSRHLYNNFKTEFGGGPALRGYFWRPSKSYNATGFQRAINAMKEEKLEAYEWLMKTLICMWARHAFDHRVKSDHIANNMIESFNQMKKKLDVLQKDIRYCHPVYAGADEFEVQDGLNSYVVNLRNKSCECGVWVATRLPCKHVGLTSNWTRVGVLDYCHSYLNTKRNLMANGEMIHPLSDVKHLPDTALLPPILKRSIGRLSKNRKREADEPPKQDNKRKSSSIRCDRCKEYGHNRRTCKGGPIKGKRKGTSSSRSSGVKRKSMAEEPTLSLSEGYKVFSKFNYNL; the protein is encoded by the exons ATGTTTGACATAGATGATGTTGTAGACCAACACATTGTACTGAGTGTTGGTCAAGAGTTTATAAATGTTAATCAGTTTGGAGAGGTGTTAATGGAATATGAAATTCAAGAAGGAATTCaagttttgaagaagaaaaatgataagAACAGAGTCACTGGAATTTACAGTGGGAGAGGTTGTCCATGGAGGATTCATGCATCACCTAACAGTGATGGGACCACCTTTGTAATCAAGACACTTAACCCCAATCACACATGTCAGAGGTTTAGTATTAAAAAGGACGGTGTAACTGCAGCATGGATAGCAAAGAAATTGGCTTCCAATGTTAGGGCAGATCCACATATGAACATCAATGTAATGGAAGACTATTTAGCAGAAAAGTATGGTGTGAAAGCTAATAAGACTAAATTGTACAAGGCTAAATGTATTGTCAATGAAGAAACTGATGGCAGTCATACAAGGGCATACAAGAAGTTAGAAAATTATGGGCTTACGGTTAAGGAAAAAAACCCTGGGACAGAATTTGTGATTCAATACCAGAATGCAAATAGATATGGACAAGAGAAGCATGGAGTGATACTAGTAAATCCACAATTCATGCGACTgtttatatgctttgatgcataTAAGCAAGGCTTCTTGAAGGGAT CAATTACAATTGATGGGAACAATGAAATATTTCCCCTTGCATATGATGTATCTGAAACAGAGTGTAAAGATAGTTGGTTattctttcttcatcaattaCTTGGATGCACTGGGACAGTCATACCTACTAGGGAACCATTTACATTCATGACAGACAAACAAAAA GGTCCGATTGAAGCAATTGGAATCAAGTTCCCAGTAGCACATCATAGGCACTGTAGTAGACATCTATATAATAATTTCAAGACAGAGTTTGGAGGTGGACCTGCATTGAGGGGATATTTTTGGAGACCAAGTAAATCATATAATGCTACTGGTTTTCAAAGAGCAATAAATGCCATGAAAGAGGAGAAGCTAGAAGCATATGAGTGGTTGATGAAGACTCTTATCTGTATGTGGGCAAGACATGCTTTTGATCACAGAGTCAAAAGTGATCACATTGCCAATAATATGATAGAGTCATTCAATCA AATGAAAAAGAAGCTTGATGTGTTGCAGAAAGATATCAGGTATTGTCATCCAGTATATGCTGGAGCAGATGAATTTGAGGTGCAAGATGGTCTGAATAGTTATGTGGTTAACCTAAGAAACAAGAGCTGTGAATGTGGAGTCTGGGTAGCAACTAGATTGCCATGTAAGCATGTTGGTTTAACTAGTAATTGGACTAGGgtaggagtgttggattattgtcACTCATATCTGAATACAAAGAGAAATCTCATGGCCAATGGTGAGATGATTCATCCACTATCTGATGTGAAGCATTTACCTGACACTGCCTTGCTTCCTCCTATTTTGAAGAGGTCAATTGGTAGACTTagtaaaaatagaaagagagaagctGATGAGCCACCTAAACAAGATAACAAGAGGAAGTCCTCCAGTATTAGGTGTGACAGATGCAAAGAATATGGTCACAATAGGAGAACATGCAAAGGAGGTCCAATTAAGGGTAAAAGAAAAGGGACATCCTCTTCTCGAAGCAGTGGTGTCAAG AGGAAGAGCATGGCTGAAGagccaactctctctctctcagaaggTTACAAGGTCTTCTCAAAATTCAACTACAACCTCTAA